In a single window of the Nicotiana tomentosiformis chromosome 8, ASM39032v3, whole genome shotgun sequence genome:
- the LOC138897643 gene encoding uncharacterized protein — translation MHKTLRVMHAIETYGVELASYRLKGVAYSWFELWEESREEGSSPVRWGEFTDAFMDHFLPAETKAAHAAEFKSLKQGSMNVWEYHIEFAHLSKYAIHTLPTMEARVRWFVQGLSPLVMNEASTTALNSDMNYGKMVAFSQATETHKLKSRMERQSSSKARSANNFGGSSGGGGGRSAFKGVSSGPSQSFAQYLMGAQSSRPSQGNRGPHQQGRPDRRIQKSKETGSEISFQTAANVARWIEVVLAQERGQGSDERPRHSGGFSGTPSEGKGIFSRGHPPRPYHSSLQASHSASGGCGPDLPHPDQLAYTAPPDPISSPPLQSFKGGYLGRQGQFQGQQSKQPRSCYTYGDSRHIARFCTRAPGSLEQQCSRAMVPALVASPPTHPARGIVSVFHRDALVLFDPGSTYSYVSSYFASYLVVSRDSLSAPMYVSTLVGDSFSVDRVYRLCEVTIGSLETSVDLLLLDMVDFDVILGMDWLPPDHAILDCHAKMVTLAVSGFP, via the exons atgcacaaaactcttcgggttatgcatgctatagAGACGTatggagtagagttggcctcctaccgcctaaaaggggtggcctattcttggtttgagttgtgggaggaatcccgtgaggagggaagctcTCCGgtaaggtggggtgagttcacagatgcctttatggatcatttcttgcctgctgaAACTAAGGCAGCTCATGCCGCTGAGTTTaaaagcctgaagcagggtagtatgaatgtatgGGAGTACCATATAGAGTTTGcgcacctgtccaagtatgctattcacacgttgcccactatggaggctagagtgcgctggTTTGTACAAGGCCTTAGCCCCTTAGTTATGAATGAGGcctctacaactgccttgaattccgatatgaactatggtaagatggtggcattttctcaagccacagagacccacaAATTGAAGAGTAGAATGGAacgtcagagtagcagcaaggcccggtccgcgaacaactttggtggttcttctggtggtggtggtggtaggtcagcattCAAGGGAgtgtcatcaggaccatcccaatcatttgCCCAGTATTTgatgggtgcacagtcatctagacccagtcagggcaacaggggaccccaccagcagggtcggcccgacagaag GATACAGAAGTccaaggagaccgggagtgagatttcctttcagacggctgctaatgttgctaggtgGATCGAGGTAGTTCTTGCTCAAGAGAGGGGGCAGGGGTCTGAtgagaggcctcgtcattctggTGGGTTCAGTGGCACCCCGTCTGAAGGTAAGGGTATTTTcagtagaggccatcctcccaggccgtatCATTCATCGCTccaggcatctcacagtgcttcaggtggtTGCGGCCCTGATTTGCCTCATCCCGATCAGCTAGCCTACACTGCACCACCAGATCCTATTAGTtcacctccgctccagagttttaagggtggttacttaggtcgacagggtcagtttcagggtcagcagtcaaagcagccgaggtcctgttatacttacGGTGACTCgaggcatattgctagattttgTACTCGGGCACCGGGTAGCTTAGAGCAGCAgtgttctcgtgccatggttccggcactggttgcttcaccgcctactcatccagctagag gtattgtttcagttttcCATAGGGATGCTTTAGTTCtgtttgatccgggatctacttattcctacgtgtcatcctactttgcttcatatttagttgtatctcgtgattctttgagtgctcctatgtatgtgtccacacttgtGGGAGACTCTTTTAGTGTAGATCGTGTATATCGTTTGTGTGAggttaccattgggagtcttgagactagcgtagatctcctacttctcgatatggtagattttgatgtcatcttgggtatggattggctgccacctgatcatgctatattggattgccacgccaagatggtgaccttagctgTGTCGGGGTTTCCTTGA